The following are encoded together in the Candidatus Pantoea floridensis genome:
- a CDS encoding bifunctional diguanylate cyclase/phosphodiesterase has translation MLMNLNGDNDRRAQALQALRNPDESRDDVLRKFVRLASQALGIPGSFISVLDDEHQFVQAAHNFALRQSSREDSLCRHAVDSDSAVVVPDTWLDARFVTHPLITGSPYIRFYAGAPLKNREGIVLGTLCVTDTEPHPFSAEQVTTLKLLAALVMSFLEAWHSAGFADPVTGLPNRQRLIRDLQFLAASGENTSRRLVLIDCIDMPRAYELARSMGMGPVESLLKDVATLLPLRLRPGPGEMLYTVATGRFAILTRDHSHLTAGWVAGRLEGISADLGEGIAVALATHTGEVTFTCGEIPPQEALRRAVSALHEAIGRGLPSMRFSQDADARHTQDFTLMHELACALREDCGLWLAYQPKICLHSGIPVGLEALLRWRHPQRGELSPAHFVPLAEQTELLSELTTWVTARVIKRLTRLRNSCTQLPVTINISSRDFAREGFADALETKMIRAKLPTSLLGIECLETERILESTAAMRGLEMLKLRGFGISLDDFGTGYSNISYLRRMPLDVIKLDRSLISEISSDTASRIIARSIIAMLKDLDYTVLAEGVENAETVTALTEYGCDQAQGFFYSRALPEAELDEWLAWKMRGLC, from the coding sequence GCACACAATTTTGCGCTCCGTCAGTCTTCGCGGGAAGACTCGCTCTGCCGCCACGCGGTGGATAGCGACAGCGCGGTGGTTGTTCCGGATACGTGGTTGGACGCCCGCTTCGTTACCCATCCCCTCATCACGGGCTCGCCTTATATTCGCTTTTACGCCGGTGCGCCGCTGAAAAACCGTGAAGGTATCGTGCTGGGCACGCTGTGCGTTACCGATACCGAACCCCACCCGTTCAGTGCCGAACAGGTCACCACGCTGAAGCTGCTGGCCGCGCTGGTGATGTCGTTTCTTGAAGCCTGGCACTCAGCCGGCTTTGCCGATCCTGTCACCGGTCTGCCCAACCGTCAGCGGCTTATCCGGGACCTGCAGTTCCTGGCTGCCTCGGGAGAAAATACGTCCCGCCGTCTGGTACTGATTGACTGCATCGATATGCCGCGTGCTTACGAACTCGCCCGTTCTATGGGAATGGGGCCGGTTGAAAGCCTGCTGAAAGATGTCGCCACATTGCTGCCGCTGCGCCTGCGGCCTGGACCGGGGGAAATGCTGTATACCGTCGCAACAGGCCGCTTTGCGATTCTGACGCGTGACCATAGTCACCTTACTGCGGGATGGGTGGCGGGAAGACTGGAGGGCATCAGCGCCGATCTTGGCGAAGGTATCGCCGTCGCCCTTGCAACGCACACGGGTGAAGTCACCTTTACCTGCGGTGAAATTCCTCCTCAGGAGGCGCTACGTCGTGCGGTAAGCGCCCTTCATGAGGCTATCGGGCGAGGGCTGCCCTCAATGCGTTTCAGTCAGGACGCTGACGCTCGGCATACACAGGATTTCACCCTGATGCACGAGCTGGCCTGCGCCCTGCGCGAAGATTGCGGGCTCTGGCTGGCTTACCAGCCCAAAATCTGCCTGCACAGCGGGATACCCGTGGGCCTGGAAGCATTACTCCGCTGGCGGCACCCGCAACGTGGAGAGTTGTCTCCGGCACACTTTGTGCCACTGGCCGAACAGACTGAGCTTCTCAGCGAGCTGACGACGTGGGTTACGGCGCGCGTTATTAAACGGCTGACCCGGCTGCGTAACAGCTGCACCCAGCTCCCGGTAACCATCAATATCAGTAGTCGCGACTTTGCCCGGGAGGGGTTTGCCGACGCGCTTGAGACTAAGATGATCAGGGCTAAGCTTCCGACCTCGCTACTGGGCATTGAGTGTCTTGAGACTGAGCGTATTCTTGAGAGCACTGCGGCGATGCGGGGGCTGGAAATGCTCAAGCTACGGGGGTTCGGCATTTCGCTGGATGATTTCGGCACCGGCTACAGCAATATCAGCTACCTGCGACGCATGCCGCTTGACGTAATCAAGCTTGACCGTTCTCTTATCAGCGAAATATCGTCTGATACCGCCTCACGCATCATTGCGCGCAGCATTATCGCGATGCTTAAAGATCTTGACTATACCGTGCTCGCAGAAGGTGTGGAAAATGCAGAAACGGTTACGGCACTTACCGAGTACGGCTGCGACCAGGCTCAGGGCTTTTTCTACTCCAGGGCTCTCCCGGAAGCAGAGCTTGACGAGTGGCTTGCATGGAAGATGCGGGGGCTGTGCTGA
- a CDS encoding GGDEF domain-containing protein, translating to MLVSLAALLRQISRTDDVVSRFGDEEFILLLPQSGLTDAARTAERIRQVVSSTMFPFVGTMTVSAGIAALNECGGSRDALLRRADEALYVAKGLGAT from the coding sequence GTGCTGGTAAGCCTCGCCGCCCTGCTGCGTCAGATAAGCCGAACAGACGACGTGGTTAGCCGGTTTGGCGACGAGGAGTTTATTCTGTTGTTGCCTCAGTCAGGGTTGACGGATGCGGCGCGGACGGCCGAACGTATCCGACAGGTTGTCAGCTCAACGATGTTCCCTTTCGTGGGTACAATGACAGTTTCAGCGGGCATTGCAGCCCTCAACGAATGCGGGGGAAGCCGCGATGCATTACTGCGCCGTGCTGATGAGGCGCTCTATGTGGCGAAGGGGCTGGGCGCAACGTAG
- a CDS encoding GGDEF domain-containing protein → MQTVENALWFLLGIIGITAAVMAQLARHLVFPLERLADMVRNGSSEAQPVLLTSEKAWYFEADRLKEAVQEHLNAMAGRMATLSDEAMTDPLTGLCNRRGFNVLADQQSDDLAQCVIAIDIDHFKKINTGTDTKSGTRCW, encoded by the coding sequence ATGCAGACGGTAGAAAATGCGCTCTGGTTTTTGCTCGGAATTATTGGCATTACGGCCGCCGTAATGGCACAGCTGGCACGACACCTCGTTTTTCCGTTAGAAAGGCTGGCTGACATGGTGCGCAATGGAAGCAGCGAAGCACAACCTGTTCTGCTTACATCAGAGAAGGCCTGGTATTTTGAAGCAGACCGTCTGAAAGAGGCTGTCCAGGAACACCTCAACGCCATGGCGGGGCGCATGGCGACGCTCAGCGATGAGGCCATGACCGATCCATTGACTGGGCTCTGTAACCGCCGCGGTTTTAACGTGCTTGCCGATCAGCAGAGTGACGACTTGGCTCAATGCGTGATAGCCATTGATATTGATCACTTCAAGAAAATTAACACTGGTACGGACACGAAGTCGGGGACGCGGTGCTGGTAA
- a CDS encoding cache domain-containing protein, which produces MVGLKLYSDSSRRAIATQKPFISAPFTSASGNYVVFLPHPLFAADGNYLGYLGGTIYLKKQSILGDILSQHFYTRGAVVSIVSNDGMIIFSHDPARVGGRMPLSPELQKQLAAT; this is translated from the coding sequence TTGGTTGGCCTGAAGCTATACTCCGACTCGAGTCGGCGGGCTATTGCTACGCAGAAACCCTTTATTTCAGCGCCGTTTACCTCCGCCTCGGGTAACTACGTGGTGTTTTTGCCCCACCCCCTTTTTGCAGCGGATGGTAATTACCTGGGTTACTTAGGCGGCACCATCTACCTTAAAAAGCAGAGCATCCTGGGCGACATCCTTAGCCAGCATTTTTATACCAGAGGGGCGGTGGTGAGCATCGTCAGCAATGACGGCATGATTATCTTCAGCCATGATCCGGCCCGCGTAGGTGGACGTATGCCCCTCAGTCCTGAGCTACAAAAGCAGCTTGCCGCAACCTAA
- a CDS encoding GGDEF domain-containing protein, with the protein MNFKISNKLVYEAETPKGLLCRSIIIYVFIMTGSVLALSLIFRNADRLNFYFFINSCTVSILTWIIRKSFNIKSEEKHLAVFRIGLFFLLNSSLVSMAGGLALLERDVASLVAAVLYIPAILMIIYSFNRFIKYVNHNYQSVVSLSMTDELTGLPNRRHLNSKLREMEGRVGTICIADIDHFKKINDTYGHEMGDKVLRNTGAILSRLANEGVFISRSGGEEFAIIIFDSLNAGETVRKIKTSVSEVCNSKIKVTLSVGVATKQAAESADSAADEALYRAKRAGRNRIVHASKYSKL; encoded by the coding sequence ATGAACTTCAAAATCTCTAACAAACTGGTATACGAAGCTGAAACACCTAAAGGATTGCTATGCAGGTCAATTATAATTTATGTCTTTATCATGACCGGCAGTGTTTTGGCTCTTTCCCTAATCTTTAGAAATGCCGATCGCTTAAATTTTTATTTTTTCATCAATTCCTGCACCGTATCTATTCTGACATGGATCATCAGAAAATCTTTTAATATCAAGTCAGAGGAAAAGCATCTGGCTGTTTTCAGGATCGGCTTGTTTTTTTTACTTAACTCATCTCTTGTATCAATGGCCGGTGGCCTAGCGTTACTAGAGAGGGATGTGGCTTCACTAGTGGCTGCAGTCCTTTATATACCAGCCATTCTCATGATTATTTATTCATTTAACAGATTTATTAAGTATGTTAATCATAACTATCAATCTGTAGTGAGTCTTTCTATGACAGATGAATTAACTGGTCTTCCTAACAGACGACACCTAAATTCAAAGCTAAGGGAGATGGAAGGGAGAGTAGGGACCATATGTATTGCGGATATTGACCATTTCAAAAAAATTAACGACACTTATGGTCATGAAATGGGGGATAAAGTTTTAAGAAATACGGGGGCGATATTAAGTCGGTTAGCCAATGAAGGCGTTTTTATTTCACGATCTGGCGGCGAAGAATTTGCCATTATTATATTCGATAGTCTGAATGCTGGGGAGACTGTAAGAAAAATAAAAACGTCAGTTTCTGAGGTATGTAACAGCAAGATAAAGGTCACGCTCAGTGTCGGCGTGGCCACAAAACAAGCTGCAGAATCAGCTGATTCTGCTGCCGATGAAGCCCTCTATCGTGCCAAAAGAGCAGGCAGGAACCGAATCGTTCATGCTTCAAAATACAGTAAACTCTGA
- the fumD gene encoding fumarate hydratase FumD — MKANELYNEMCRVVGDMVFTLHDAGIESKQMVIADALRTVLANKKIERSELMIKAIECSVRTLDR, encoded by the coding sequence ATGAAAGCTAATGAACTTTATAATGAGATGTGTCGTGTTGTGGGTGATATGGTGTTTACGCTTCATGATGCAGGTATTGAGTCAAAGCAAATGGTAATTGCTGATGCCTTGCGAACAGTACTAGCTAACAAAAAAATTGAGCGATCCGAGCTAATGATCAAGGCAATTGAATGTTCAGTCAGAACGCTGGATAGATAG
- a CDS encoding RepB family plasmid replication initiator protein, which produces MPKKEQEINLIAEAFSETDKRTGEIIHLTPNSNNTVQPVALMRLGLFVPTLKSTANGRKNQMSSMDVTDELKQLSIVKAEGYENIKITGARLDMDNDFKAWVGIIHAFAKYKVLGDSVTLPFVDFAKLCGIPSLRSSAKLRTRLEASLTRIATNTIHFANKEGEYYVTHLVQSAKYSVKNDTVTLQADPKIFELYQFDRKVLLQLRAINELARKESAQALYTFIESLPPDPAPVSMQRLQARLNLTSRPNTQYATVRRAMEQLKEIGYLDYTEFKRGSTIYFSIHYRQPKLRPANIPISLPELEDDQLESDVDIAPAKKPVKPKAAPKAKKEGAGKMVMLSEEELAMLETIRKSKKN; this is translated from the coding sequence ATGCCGAAAAAAGAACAAGAAATCAACCTGATAGCTGAAGCATTCAGTGAAACGGACAAACGAACGGGTGAAATTATTCACCTAACGCCCAACAGTAATAATACTGTTCAGCCAGTAGCATTAATGAGGCTTGGTCTATTTGTTCCAACACTGAAATCCACCGCTAATGGTCGTAAGAATCAGATGTCCTCAATGGACGTGACTGATGAGCTTAAACAACTCTCGATCGTTAAGGCTGAAGGTTATGAAAATATCAAGATCACTGGCGCACGCCTTGATATGGATAACGACTTTAAAGCCTGGGTCGGGATCATTCATGCCTTTGCGAAATACAAAGTGCTGGGAGACAGTGTAACGCTCCCCTTTGTTGATTTCGCCAAACTCTGTGGCATCCCCTCCTTGCGCTCTTCTGCGAAGCTTAGAACGCGTCTGGAGGCCTCTCTGACGCGTATTGCGACTAACACAATCCATTTTGCTAACAAAGAGGGGGAGTATTACGTCACGCATCTGGTTCAGTCAGCTAAATACAGTGTCAAAAATGACACCGTGACATTGCAGGCTGATCCTAAGATCTTTGAACTCTATCAGTTTGATCGCAAAGTATTGCTTCAGCTACGCGCCATCAACGAATTAGCGCGTAAAGAGTCTGCTCAGGCACTTTACACCTTCATTGAAAGCTTACCTCCCGATCCCGCTCCGGTGTCCATGCAGCGTCTTCAGGCGCGCTTAAATTTGACCTCACGACCTAATACCCAATATGCCACTGTGAGAAGGGCAATGGAGCAGCTGAAAGAGATTGGGTACCTCGATTACACAGAGTTCAAACGAGGTTCGACGATCTACTTCTCTATCCACTATCGGCAACCTAAGCTAAGGCCTGCAAACATCCCGATCAGTCTTCCAGAACTTGAAGACGATCAGCTGGAGAGTGATGTTGATATTGCTCCTGCTAAGAAGCCAGTGAAGCCGAAAGCAGCTCCTAAAGCCAAGAAGGAAGGCGCTGGCAAGATGGTTATGTTGTCAGAAGAAGAGCTGGCTATGTTGGAAACTATCAGGAAGAGTAAGAAGAACTAA
- a CDS encoding ParB/RepB/Spo0J family partition protein, with translation MKKEMVKLGRQFGNSSFSKMLSETDSERVFTLKSGAEARFTLNKVLHDDIETQTYVDSSINGRDQALLTPESVRDIARTIKLQQFFPAIGREVEGRIEVLDGSRRRAACIYNGTPFEVLVTRDEITLTDARQLAIDIQTAKEHTLRELGKRLKLMYAVDMNQSEIAAAEGLSAAKVTRAYQAASVPDEMIAVFPSISELSINDYQTLLDIAEKAKAKHMSIETLAAAVRERISNDVAYASDDPSVKAKIIGYFRAENADAKNSRGIKKVVTEKIADFKDKKQFARKKTDAEKRLVTYEFSRLPSTYQAELDAAVKEVIARMQAESDS, from the coding sequence CTTTACCTTGAAGTCTGGCGCAGAAGCCCGATTTACGCTCAATAAGGTATTACACGATGATATTGAAACCCAGACCTATGTAGATTCCTCTATTAATGGCCGTGATCAGGCTCTTCTTACGCCTGAATCAGTCAGAGACATCGCCAGAACGATTAAATTACAGCAGTTCTTCCCAGCGATAGGTCGGGAGGTAGAAGGGCGTATTGAGGTTTTAGACGGTTCTCGTCGCCGTGCTGCATGCATTTATAATGGCACGCCTTTTGAAGTGTTGGTAACACGTGATGAAATTACTCTCACAGATGCACGACAGCTAGCAATCGATATTCAGACAGCCAAGGAGCATACGCTTCGCGAACTTGGTAAGCGCTTAAAGCTGATGTATGCAGTGGATATGAACCAGTCGGAGATTGCAGCTGCAGAAGGTTTGTCAGCCGCTAAAGTAACTCGTGCATACCAAGCAGCTTCTGTGCCGGATGAAATGATAGCAGTGTTCCCGTCTATCAGTGAACTATCCATAAATGACTACCAAACGTTACTAGATATCGCTGAAAAGGCTAAAGCTAAGCACATGAGTATCGAAACGCTTGCAGCTGCGGTACGTGAGCGCATTAGCAATGATGTGGCTTACGCATCTGACGATCCTTCTGTTAAAGCTAAAATTATTGGCTATTTTCGTGCGGAAAATGCTGACGCCAAAAATAGTCGCGGAATCAAAAAAGTTGTCACTGAAAAAATTGCTGATTTTAAAGATAAAAAGCAGTTTGCTCGTAAGAAGACGGATGCTGAGAAACGACTGGTGACTTATGAGTTTTCACGTTTACCATCGACCTATCAAGCAGAGCTCGATGCTGCTGTTAAAGAAGTAATTGCGCGGATGCAGGCTGAAAGTGATAGCTAA